The Mangrovivirga cuniculi genomic sequence GCCTGGAAGGTATACATGAGGAGACAAACGAATACCATTAATTACTCTACTCAGTTGCCATTGGCACAGGGGATCGAGTTTGATATCTAGGTATAGATCGTAAAAACATTTTGATACTAATAAGTCTCTACATATATTGTGTCACAATAAGACATATTTGAACATCATATTTTGAGGTTCACCTTAAATGTTTTATTTTGGTACCAATACAAATTATAACAGGATTTAAGATATATAATAGATGGCAGATAATAAATACTTTTCGGTAATGCTCATTGATGACAATGAGATAGACAATCTGATCAATCAGAAGATGATTGAAGCCGCAAATATTACTGAGCATATTTATGTGCACACTGGCGCTAAAAGTGCGATTGAATTTCTGAGAAATATTGAAAAACTCGGTGATAATATCGGAAAGGTTTTGCCGGAAGTGATATTCTTAGATATAGATATGCCTTTAATGGATGGCTTTCAGTTCCTTGATGAGTTTGAAAAGCTTTCTGAAGATACAAAAGGGCAGTGTAAGATTGTGATGTTGACATCTTCTATAAACCCTCAGGATGTAAACAAATCACAGAAGTACAGTTATGTGAAGAAGTACATTAATAAACCTCTTTCACAGGAAAATCTGGAAACCTTATCTATTTAGTACTGTTATTATTATTGAATATACTGTTTTAGCAAATAAAAAAAGCCGGGTTTGACCCGGCTTTTATATTTTTATACTTTCTAATTTTTACAAGTGAATTACCTCGTCATATGCTGCAGCTGCTGCTTCCATAACTGCTTCAGACATTGTAGGGTGAGGGTGAACTGTTTTGATCAATTCATGCCCCGTTGTTTCGAGCTTTCTTACAGCAACTATTTCAGCGATCATTTCAGTCACATTATTTCCGATCATGTGTCCGCCTAGTAATTCGCCATATTTAGCATCAAAAATTAGTTTAACAAATCCATCTGAAGCACCGGCGGCTTTTGCTTTTCCTGATGCAGAGAAAGGAAATTTACCAACTTTGATATCATAGCCTGCTTCTTTAGCCTGCTTTTCAGTATATCCTACTGATGCAACTTCCGGTGAGCAATAGGTACAACCCGGTACGTTCTTATAATCAAGAGGCTCAGGATTCTCTCCGGCGATCTTTTCGACGCAAATAATTCCTTCAGCAGAAGCAACGTGAGCCAGAGCCGGTCCGTGAACAATATCACCAATTGCATAATAACCAGGCATGTTAGTCTGGTAATACTTATCGACAACAATTTTTCCTTTATCAGTAGAGATGCCAACATCTTCAAGGCCAATTCCTTCTATGTTTGTAGCTACTCCAACCGCTGATAACACTACGTCTGCCTCTATCTGTTCTTCACCTTTTTTGGTTTTAACAGTTACTTTGCATTTTTTGCCTTTAGTATCAACCTTAGTTACTTCTGAGCTGGTCATGATCTTCATGCCTGCTTTTTTATAAGTTCTTTCCAGTTGCTTACTAACTTCTTCATCTTCTAATGGAACAATTCTGTCAAGGTATTCAACGACAGTTACTTCTGTGCCAATAGACTTGTAGAAATATGCAAACTCAACTCCGATAGCCCCTGAACCTACCACAACCATAGATTTAGGCTGCTTGTCAAGAGTCATAGCTTTTCTATATTCAATAACTTTTTTGCCGTCGATAGGAAGGTTAGGAAGCTCTCTGGCTCTTCCACCAGTAGCGATAATGATATGCTTAGCCTGGTATTTAGTAGCTTTTCCTTCTTCATCCGTTACTTCGACTACCTTGTTTGGTTGTACTTTACCAAAACCGTTTATTACGTCGATTTTATTCTTCTTAAATAAGAACTGGATACCTTTACTCATGCCGTCAGCAACACTTCGACTTCTTTTAACCATTCCGTCGAAATCAGGTTTAGCATCCTTTATCGTAATTCCATAGTCTTCAGCGTGGCTGATATATTCAAATACATTAGCACTTTTTAATAGTGCTTTGGTAGGAATACATCCCCAGTTTAGGCAAATTCCGCCTAGAGATTCCTTTTCTACAACTCCTACTTTCATACCAAGCTGACTGGCACGAATAGCAGCAACATAACCACCGGGACCTGATCCCACAACTATTAAATCATATTTTGCTGACATTATACTATATTTTTAATTTGGTGTGTTTGAATCATTTATGAATGTTGCAAATTTACGTTATTTGCTTAGATATGCAATGAATTAAGATGCTACAGAGCTATTTATCATCTGGCAGGCAGATTTAATTGATAAATATTCATAGATTTGCCTCACACAACCTTGTTAACTTATATTATCAGGCAATAACAGAATAGTCTGTGAGCTTTTCAAATTAAATATTTTATACGATGAAATTATTAGATGGCAAAGTAGCCTTGATAACTGGAGCTTCTAAAGGAATCGGAAGGGCAATTGCAACAGCTTATGCCGAAGCTGGTGCTGATATCGCCTTTACATATTTATCCAGTGTCGAAAAAGGCCAGGCTCTTGAAAAAGAATTAGAGGCGTTTGATATAAAAGCTAAAGGATTTAAATCTGATGCTTCTGATTTTTCTGCAGCTGAAAAACTGATCGCCGATGTGGTTTCAGAATTCGGACAGCTAGATATCCTTATCAATAATGCAGGCATTACCCGGGATAATCTTTTAATGAGGATGACCGAACAAATGTGGGATGATGTCATTAATGTCAATCTGAAGTCTTGCTTTAATACCGTTAAGGCAGCTACAAGGACATTTATGAAACAAAAAAGTGGATCAATCATTAATATGTCATCTGTAGTAGGTGTAAAAGGTAATGCCGGGCAATCAAATTATTCCGCTTCAAAAGCAGGAATTATTGGTTTTACAAAATCAGTTGCTTTAGAATTAGGATCAAGAAATATCAGGGCGAATGTTGTGGCTCCTGGTTTTATTGAAACTGAAATGACTGAGGTATTGGACGAAAAAACTGTTCAGGGCTGGAGAGATGCCATTCCATTAAAAAGAGGAGGAACTCCAACTGACGTAGCAAATTTATGTGTCTTCCTTGGGTCTGATATGTCTTCTTACATTACCGGTCAGGTAGTGCAGGTAGATGGTGGAATGTTAACCTGATGGGATTAATGAAATAAAAAATCAAGGGGGGTATTTTACCCCCTTTTTTTATGCTTCAGGAGTATTTATTTTGTAGATTTAGAAATTAACATCTCCATTGTATGATATCAGATATATCAACTCAATACAGTTTTTTATGGTTGTTGCCAATAGCAATCCTTGCTGCGGCTTTGGCTTATTTTTTATACTCCAAGAAAGCACCATGGGGAAAGAAGCTTAATGTTTTACTCAGTATTTTCAGAGCA encodes the following:
- a CDS encoding response regulator encodes the protein MADNKYFSVMLIDDNEIDNLINQKMIEAANITEHIYVHTGAKSAIEFLRNIEKLGDNIGKVLPEVIFLDIDMPLMDGFQFLDEFEKLSEDTKGQCKIVMLTSSINPQDVNKSQKYSYVKKYINKPLSQENLETLSI
- the lpdA gene encoding dihydrolipoyl dehydrogenase produces the protein MMSAKYDLIVVGSGPGGYVAAIRASQLGMKVGVVEKESLGGICLNWGCIPTKALLKSANVFEYISHAEDYGITIKDAKPDFDGMVKRSRSVADGMSKGIQFLFKKNKIDVINGFGKVQPNKVVEVTDEEGKATKYQAKHIIIATGGRARELPNLPIDGKKVIEYRKAMTLDKQPKSMVVVGSGAIGVEFAYFYKSIGTEVTVVEYLDRIVPLEDEEVSKQLERTYKKAGMKIMTSSEVTKVDTKGKKCKVTVKTKKGEEQIEADVVLSAVGVATNIEGIGLEDVGISTDKGKIVVDKYYQTNMPGYYAIGDIVHGPALAHVASAEGIICVEKIAGENPEPLDYKNVPGCTYCSPEVASVGYTEKQAKEAGYDIKVGKFPFSASGKAKAAGASDGFVKLIFDAKYGELLGGHMIGNNVTEMIAEIVAVRKLETTGHELIKTVHPHPTMSEAVMEAAAAAYDEVIHL
- the fabG gene encoding 3-oxoacyl-[acyl-carrier-protein] reductase, translating into MKLLDGKVALITGASKGIGRAIATAYAEAGADIAFTYLSSVEKGQALEKELEAFDIKAKGFKSDASDFSAAEKLIADVVSEFGQLDILINNAGITRDNLLMRMTEQMWDDVINVNLKSCFNTVKAATRTFMKQKSGSIINMSSVVGVKGNAGQSNYSASKAGIIGFTKSVALELGSRNIRANVVAPGFIETEMTEVLDEKTVQGWRDAIPLKRGGTPTDVANLCVFLGSDMSSYITGQVVQVDGGMLT